The following coding sequences lie in one Phragmites australis chromosome 8, lpPhrAust1.1, whole genome shotgun sequence genomic window:
- the LOC133926727 gene encoding protein decapping 5-like isoform X2, whose product MASAAAPESYIGSVISLTSKSEIRYEGILYTINTEESSIGLRNVRSLGTEGRKKDGQQIPASDKIYEYILFRGSDIKDLHVKSSPPAQPATLLNDPAIIQSHYPRPASLSTSLPSAASTTAANPTSHNALSGIQMPPPFQGNFPPYQPGASLQSWNSSPMPSSANDTGLTMPPMFWPGYYAPPSGFPHLQPPPFLRPPHGLTVPQALQPPVQYPGLNESLLVGFPSMPELPSFLQPGNSNSLSQSSGASTSVPAPASSSTSGSQLPNKLSSVSASVFSMGLTPPSASPSISTVERTMPLSQGTSSLVNSKPVALPYSSLLSLSSDKPVSVPASIPTYLPSSQPPSANVGPTVNVVEPVTLVIPGQLLPTTSSMVISSHALQTASAMVPSSKAASSTVPSSQATSSVVPSSQATSAIVSPSQVASSSVLSSQQLEVSRENKDAKQREWKAKQPAVAQSENNEPQLPTPKPVHQKPVGASLYVQYNNRGRGRVQGRGNGQSRPITKFTEDFDFTAMNEKFNKDEVWGHLGKSKRLLNDERNDYEDDVLEDDDISPRKLEAKPVYVKDDFFDSLSCNTINNGGRNGRIKFSEQRKIDTETFGDSAGHRPMGIRGGRGPRVGGPPGHGYYGRGYGYMGRGRGYSYPNHQL is encoded by the exons ATGGCTTCTGCGGCGGCGCCGGAGTCGTACATCGGGAGCGTGATAAGCCTCACGTCCAAGAGCGAGATCCGGTACGAGGGCATCCTCTACACCATCAACACCGAGGAGTCCAGCATCGGGCTCAGGAACG TTCGCTCATTAGGAACTGAAGGTCGTAAGAAGGATGGCCAACAGATTCCTGCCAGTGACAAGATATATGAGTACATACTCTTTCGAGGAAGTGATATAAAG GATTTGCATGTTAAATCCTCTCCACCAGCTCAGCCTGCAACTTTGCTCAATGATCCTGCAATtattcag TCACACTATCCTCGTCCTGCCTCATTGTCTACAAGCTTGCCTTCCGCCGCAAGCACAACAGCAGCTAATCCTACTTCACACAATGCTCTGTCTGGAATTCAGATGCCACCACCATTTCAAGGGAATTTTCCCCCATATCAGCCTGGGGCCAGCTTACAGTCATGGAACTCATCACCTATGCCATCATCAGCAAATGACACCGGCCTTACAATGCCACCAATGTTCTGGCCGGGATATTATGCACCGCCAAGTGGGTTTCCTCATTTGCAGCCACCACCCTTTCTTCGGCCACCGCATGGTTTGACGGTTCCACAGGCCCTGCAGCCTCCTGTACAGTATCCTGGACTTAATGAATCTTTACTAGTTGGGTTTCCAAGTATGCCAGAGcttccttcttttcttcaacCTGGTAATAGTAATAGTCTAAGTCAATCTTCAGGTGCATCCACATCAGTGCCAGCGCCTGCTTCATCGAGTACATCAGGAAGCCAACTGCCAAATAAGTTATCATCTGTTTCTGCTTCTGTGTTCTCCATGGGTTTAACTCCCCCATCTGCGAGTCCTTCGATTTCTACAGTTGAACGCACCATGCCCCTGTCCCAAGGCACTTCTTCTCTAGTGAACAGTAAGCCAGTTGCTCTACCTTACTCCAGCCTTCTATCTCTATCCAGTGATAAGCCTGTTAGTGTACCTGCTTCTATACCAACCTATCTACCTTCCTCTCAGCCACCATCTGCTAATGTTGGGCCTACAGTAAATGTTGTGGAACCAGTTACATTGGTAATTCCTGGCCAACTTCTGCCAACTACTTCCTCTATGGTCATTTCATCTCATGCCTTGCAAACTGCTTCTGCTATGGTGCCATCCTCTAAGGCCGCCTCTTCTACGGTTCCATCCTCTCAGGCAACCTCCTCTGTGGTTCCATCCTCTCAGGCTACTTCGGCTATAGTTTCACCCTCACAGGTTGCTTCCTCTTCTGTTCTGTCGTCGCAACAGTTGGAGGTGAGCAGAGAAAATAAAGATGCCAAGCAGCGTGAATGGAAGGCAAAACAACCCGCGGTTGCTCAATCTGAAAATAATGAGCCCCAATTGCCAACACCAAAGCCCGTACATCAGAAG CCTGTTGGAGCTTCCTTGTATGTTCAGTACAACAATCGAGGCCGAGGAAGAGTTCAGGGTAGAGGAAATGGG CAATCACGTCCCATAACCAAGTTCACAGAGGACTTTGATTTCACGGCAATGAATGAGAAGTTCAACAAAGATGAAGTATGGGGCCATCTTGGTAAAAGCAAGAGACTGTTGAATGATGAACGAAATGATTATGAAGATGATGTGCTAGAAGATGATGATATATCTCCTAGAAAGCTGGAAGCTAAG CCTGTGTATGTCAAAGATGACTTCTTTGATTCACTCTCGTGCAACACAATTAACAATGGAGGGAGGAATGGAAGAATCAAATTCTCCGAGCAAAGAAAAATAGACACCGAG ACCTTTGGTGACTCCGCAGGGCATCGACCAATGGGCATCCGGGGAGGGAGGGGTCCACGTGTTGGTGGTCCTCCTGGTCATGGCTATTATGGTAGAGGGTATGGATATATGGGTAGGGGACGTGGCTACTCTTACCCAAATCACCAATTGTGA
- the LOC133926727 gene encoding protein decapping 5-like isoform X3 — MASAAAPESYIGSVISLTSKSEIRYEGILYTINTEESSIGLRNVRSLGTEGRKKDGQQIPASDKIYEYILFRGSDIKDLHVKSSPPAQPATLLNDPAIIQSHYPRPASLSTSLPSAASTTAANPTSHNALSGIQMPPPFQGNFPPYQPGASLQSWNSSPMPSSANDTGLTMPPMFWPGYYAPPSGFPHLQPPPFLRPPHGLTVPQALQPPVQYPGLNESLLVGFPSMPELPSFLQPGNSNSLSQSSGASTSVPAPASSSTSGSQLPNKLSSVSASVFSMGLTPPSASPSISTVERTMPLSQGTSSLVNSKPVALPYSSLLSLSSDKPVSVPASIPTYLPSSQPPSANVGPTVNVVEPVTLVIPGQLLPTTSSMVISSHALQTASAMVPSSKAASSTVPSSQATSSVVPSSQATSAIVSPSQVASSSVLSSQQLEVSRENKDAKQREWKAKQPAVAQSENNEPQLPTPKPVHQKPVGASLYVQYNNRGRGRVQGRGNGIVDFTNILSPAITSHNQVHRGL, encoded by the exons ATGGCTTCTGCGGCGGCGCCGGAGTCGTACATCGGGAGCGTGATAAGCCTCACGTCCAAGAGCGAGATCCGGTACGAGGGCATCCTCTACACCATCAACACCGAGGAGTCCAGCATCGGGCTCAGGAACG TTCGCTCATTAGGAACTGAAGGTCGTAAGAAGGATGGCCAACAGATTCCTGCCAGTGACAAGATATATGAGTACATACTCTTTCGAGGAAGTGATATAAAG GATTTGCATGTTAAATCCTCTCCACCAGCTCAGCCTGCAACTTTGCTCAATGATCCTGCAATtattcag TCACACTATCCTCGTCCTGCCTCATTGTCTACAAGCTTGCCTTCCGCCGCAAGCACAACAGCAGCTAATCCTACTTCACACAATGCTCTGTCTGGAATTCAGATGCCACCACCATTTCAAGGGAATTTTCCCCCATATCAGCCTGGGGCCAGCTTACAGTCATGGAACTCATCACCTATGCCATCATCAGCAAATGACACCGGCCTTACAATGCCACCAATGTTCTGGCCGGGATATTATGCACCGCCAAGTGGGTTTCCTCATTTGCAGCCACCACCCTTTCTTCGGCCACCGCATGGTTTGACGGTTCCACAGGCCCTGCAGCCTCCTGTACAGTATCCTGGACTTAATGAATCTTTACTAGTTGGGTTTCCAAGTATGCCAGAGcttccttcttttcttcaacCTGGTAATAGTAATAGTCTAAGTCAATCTTCAGGTGCATCCACATCAGTGCCAGCGCCTGCTTCATCGAGTACATCAGGAAGCCAACTGCCAAATAAGTTATCATCTGTTTCTGCTTCTGTGTTCTCCATGGGTTTAACTCCCCCATCTGCGAGTCCTTCGATTTCTACAGTTGAACGCACCATGCCCCTGTCCCAAGGCACTTCTTCTCTAGTGAACAGTAAGCCAGTTGCTCTACCTTACTCCAGCCTTCTATCTCTATCCAGTGATAAGCCTGTTAGTGTACCTGCTTCTATACCAACCTATCTACCTTCCTCTCAGCCACCATCTGCTAATGTTGGGCCTACAGTAAATGTTGTGGAACCAGTTACATTGGTAATTCCTGGCCAACTTCTGCCAACTACTTCCTCTATGGTCATTTCATCTCATGCCTTGCAAACTGCTTCTGCTATGGTGCCATCCTCTAAGGCCGCCTCTTCTACGGTTCCATCCTCTCAGGCAACCTCCTCTGTGGTTCCATCCTCTCAGGCTACTTCGGCTATAGTTTCACCCTCACAGGTTGCTTCCTCTTCTGTTCTGTCGTCGCAACAGTTGGAGGTGAGCAGAGAAAATAAAGATGCCAAGCAGCGTGAATGGAAGGCAAAACAACCCGCGGTTGCTCAATCTGAAAATAATGAGCCCCAATTGCCAACACCAAAGCCCGTACATCAGAAG CCTGTTGGAGCTTCCTTGTATGTTCAGTACAACAATCGAGGCCGAGGAAGAGTTCAGGGTAGAGGAAATGGG ATTGTAgatttcactaatattctctCTCCAGCAATCACGTCCCATAACCAAGTTCACAGAGGACTTTGA
- the LOC133926727 gene encoding protein decapping 5-like isoform X1, with amino-acid sequence MASAAAPESYIGSVISLTSKSEIRYEGILYTINTEESSIGLRNVRSLGTEGRKKDGQQIPASDKIYEYILFRGSDIKDLHVKSSPPAQPATLLNDPAIIQSHYPRPASLSTSLPSAASTTAANPTSHNALSGIQMPPPFQGNFPPYQPGASLQSWNSSPMPSSANDTGLTMPPMFWPGYYAPPSGFPHLQPPPFLRPPHGLTVPQALQPPVQYPGLNESLLVGFPSMPELPSFLQPGNSNSLSQSSGASTSVPAPASSSTSGSQLPNKLSSVSASVFSMGLTPPSASPSISTVERTMPLSQGTSSLVNSKPVALPYSSLLSLSSDKPVSVPASIPTYLPSSQPPSANVGPTVNVVEPVTLVIPGQLLPTTSSMVISSHALQTASAMVPSSKAASSTVPSSQATSSVVPSSQATSAIVSPSQVASSSVLSSQQLEVSRENKDAKQREWKAKQPAVAQSENNEPQLPTPKPVHQKPVGASLYVQYNNRGRGRVQGRGNGQSRPITKFTEDFDFTAMNEKFNKDEVWGHLGKSKRLLNDERNDYEDDVLEDDDISPRKLEAKPVYVKDDFFDSLSCNTINNGGRNGRIKFSEQRKIDTEGIDQWASGEGGVHVLVVLLVMAIMVEGMDIWVGDVATLTQITNCDTTVRFAFSA; translated from the exons ATGGCTTCTGCGGCGGCGCCGGAGTCGTACATCGGGAGCGTGATAAGCCTCACGTCCAAGAGCGAGATCCGGTACGAGGGCATCCTCTACACCATCAACACCGAGGAGTCCAGCATCGGGCTCAGGAACG TTCGCTCATTAGGAACTGAAGGTCGTAAGAAGGATGGCCAACAGATTCCTGCCAGTGACAAGATATATGAGTACATACTCTTTCGAGGAAGTGATATAAAG GATTTGCATGTTAAATCCTCTCCACCAGCTCAGCCTGCAACTTTGCTCAATGATCCTGCAATtattcag TCACACTATCCTCGTCCTGCCTCATTGTCTACAAGCTTGCCTTCCGCCGCAAGCACAACAGCAGCTAATCCTACTTCACACAATGCTCTGTCTGGAATTCAGATGCCACCACCATTTCAAGGGAATTTTCCCCCATATCAGCCTGGGGCCAGCTTACAGTCATGGAACTCATCACCTATGCCATCATCAGCAAATGACACCGGCCTTACAATGCCACCAATGTTCTGGCCGGGATATTATGCACCGCCAAGTGGGTTTCCTCATTTGCAGCCACCACCCTTTCTTCGGCCACCGCATGGTTTGACGGTTCCACAGGCCCTGCAGCCTCCTGTACAGTATCCTGGACTTAATGAATCTTTACTAGTTGGGTTTCCAAGTATGCCAGAGcttccttcttttcttcaacCTGGTAATAGTAATAGTCTAAGTCAATCTTCAGGTGCATCCACATCAGTGCCAGCGCCTGCTTCATCGAGTACATCAGGAAGCCAACTGCCAAATAAGTTATCATCTGTTTCTGCTTCTGTGTTCTCCATGGGTTTAACTCCCCCATCTGCGAGTCCTTCGATTTCTACAGTTGAACGCACCATGCCCCTGTCCCAAGGCACTTCTTCTCTAGTGAACAGTAAGCCAGTTGCTCTACCTTACTCCAGCCTTCTATCTCTATCCAGTGATAAGCCTGTTAGTGTACCTGCTTCTATACCAACCTATCTACCTTCCTCTCAGCCACCATCTGCTAATGTTGGGCCTACAGTAAATGTTGTGGAACCAGTTACATTGGTAATTCCTGGCCAACTTCTGCCAACTACTTCCTCTATGGTCATTTCATCTCATGCCTTGCAAACTGCTTCTGCTATGGTGCCATCCTCTAAGGCCGCCTCTTCTACGGTTCCATCCTCTCAGGCAACCTCCTCTGTGGTTCCATCCTCTCAGGCTACTTCGGCTATAGTTTCACCCTCACAGGTTGCTTCCTCTTCTGTTCTGTCGTCGCAACAGTTGGAGGTGAGCAGAGAAAATAAAGATGCCAAGCAGCGTGAATGGAAGGCAAAACAACCCGCGGTTGCTCAATCTGAAAATAATGAGCCCCAATTGCCAACACCAAAGCCCGTACATCAGAAG CCTGTTGGAGCTTCCTTGTATGTTCAGTACAACAATCGAGGCCGAGGAAGAGTTCAGGGTAGAGGAAATGGG CAATCACGTCCCATAACCAAGTTCACAGAGGACTTTGATTTCACGGCAATGAATGAGAAGTTCAACAAAGATGAAGTATGGGGCCATCTTGGTAAAAGCAAGAGACTGTTGAATGATGAACGAAATGATTATGAAGATGATGTGCTAGAAGATGATGATATATCTCCTAGAAAGCTGGAAGCTAAG CCTGTGTATGTCAAAGATGACTTCTTTGATTCACTCTCGTGCAACACAATTAACAATGGAGGGAGGAATGGAAGAATCAAATTCTCCGAGCAAAGAAAAATAGACACCGAG GGCATCGACCAATGGGCATCCGGGGAGGGAGGGGTCCACGTGTTGGTGGTCCTCCTGGTCATGGCTATTATGGTAGAGGGTATGGATATATGGGTAGGGGACGTGGCTACTCTTACCCAAATCACCAATTGTGATACAACTGTTAGATTTGCTTTCAGTGCCTAG